Proteins co-encoded in one Oreochromis aureus strain Israel breed Guangdong linkage group 3, ZZ_aureus, whole genome shotgun sequence genomic window:
- the LOC120439053 gene encoding Fc receptor-like protein 4, with the protein MGQSLLCTMGFFLLSTGNLEVGPKPTVLLKPSWTQIYSGETVTVRCEIQGGEGAQWTYEWRRGQKNIRSASREYTMNRTTESDGGGYSCRGRKGSSWTEWSDITTLTVLSKPKAELRHDNTAVPVGGSVALTCSVNTSSSSSGWKYYWYRYENDYTTSLDAGFLSNGEISVSEKGLYWCRGGRGEPVYYTEDSETVMIMSNRPVVTLYPNWSEINRGETITVRCEIHGGDTEWDYEWETNSIRKPPNQNEYRIRSASSSNSGNYRCKGRMKSSQFEITRWSDTITLNVSSKPKAELRADNTAVPVGGSVTLNCSSSSGWKYYWYRDGKSYEALTNGQISVSEGGLYSCIGGRGEPVYYTEDSETVRIVTVSNRPVVTLYPNWSEIYRGETITVRCEIHGGDTEWDYEWETNSTIKPPKQNEYRIRSASSSNSGNYRCKGRMKSSQHKTTEWSDSVTLTVSHICFKLFEHFVKCVSVHID; encoded by the exons ATGGGGCAATCTTTGCTCTGCACGATGGGCTTTTTCT tgCTCAGCACTGGAAATCTTGAAG TTGGTCCTAAGCCCACTGTGTTACTGAAACCATCCTGGACTCAGATATACAGCGGTGAGAcggtcactgtcagatgtgagattcagggaggtgaaggagctcagtggacttATGAATGGAGACGAGGCCAGAAAAACATACGTTCAGCATCCAGAGAATACACAATGAACAGAACTACTGAGTCTGATGGTGGAGGATACAGCTGTCGGGGCAGAAAGGGCTCTTCCTGGACAGAGTGGAGTGATATCACCACATTGACTGTATTAT CAAAACCAAAGGCTGAACTGAGACACGATAACACAGCTgttccagtagggggcagtgtggccctgacctgctctgtcaacacatcatcatcatcatctggatgGAAATACTACTGGTACAGATATGAGAACGATTATACTACATCACTGGATGCAGGTTTTCTATCAAATGGagaaatcagtgtctctgagaAAGGACTCTACtggtgcagaggaggaagaggagaaccagtttactacacagaggacagcGAGACAGTCATGATTA TGTCAAACAGGCCTGTTGTGACTCTGTATCCAAACTGGTCTGAGATAAACAGAGGAGAGAcgatcactgtcagatgtgagatccaTGGAGGAGACACTGAGTGGGATTATGAGTGGGAAACAAACAGCATCAGAAAACCTCCAAATCAAAATGAATACAGGATTAGATCTGCTTCATCATCCAACAGTGGAAACTATCGCTGTAAGGGCAGAATGAAAAGTTCACAGTTTGAAATAACAAGATGGAGTGATACCATCACACTGAATGTATCAT CGAAACCAAAGGCTGAACTGAGAGCTGATAACACAGCTgttccagtagggggcagtgtgacactgaactGCTCATCATCATCTGGATGGAAATACTACTGGTACAGAGATGGGAAATCTTATGAAGCTTTGACAAATGGACAAATCAGTGTCTCAGAGGGAGGACTCTACAGCTGCataggaggaagaggagaaccagtttactacacagaggACAGTGAGACAGTCAGGATTG TAACAGTTTCAAACAGGCCTGTTGTGACTCTGTATCCAAACTGGTCTGAGATATACAGAGGAGAGAcgatcactgtcagatgtgagatccatggaggagacactgagtgggattatgagtgggaaacaaacagcaccataaaacctccaaaacaaaatgaatacagGATTAGATCTGCTTCATCATCCAACAGTGGAAACTATCGCTGTAAGGGCAGAATGAAAAGTTCACAGCATAAaacaacagagtggagtgattcagtcacactgacagTAAGTCATATTTGCTTTAAGCTGTTTGAACactttgtaaaatgtgtttctgttcatattGACTGA
- the LOC120439059 gene encoding low affinity immunoglobulin gamma Fc region receptor II-like, with product MTGSKCDITTLVSYGVYWCESGSGEFSSAVNITVQNDGNVPILVSPVHPVTEGASVSLSCSSRRPNILSNVFFYHNDKLIQNDTRGELNISAVSKSDEGFYKCQYSGRESAQSWMSVKVTVSGADSSSSPVWLMVGLVCGVSLIIILLLLLYRCRQSKYSCFTRSIQSESHSPGSSTNHGVNQNETHVYGSLQHGTADIYESVTQVTNRNGSDEYDDVTSSLIEFKDLRTKNTESVCTF from the exons ATGACTGGATCCAAATGTGACATCACCACATTAGTGTCATATGGagtgtactggtgtgagtctggatcaggagagttcagcagtgcagtcaacatcactgtacaGA ATGATGGTAATGTTCCTATCCTGGTGAGTCCTGTTCATCCTGTGACTGAGGGAGCTTCTgttagtctgagctgcagttCAAGAAGACCAAATATACtttccaatgtgtttttctatcacaaTGACAAACTTATTCAAAATGATACCCGAGGGGAGCTGAACATCTCTGCAGTGTCAAAGTCTGATGAAGGTTtctacaagtgtcagtactcaggaagagagtcagcacagagctggatgTCAGTTAAAG TAACTGTGTCAGGAGCTGACAGCTCTTCATCTCCTGTGTGGTTGATGGTTGGACTGGTTTGTGGAGTCTCTCTCATTATTATTCTCCTGCTCTTGTTGTATCGCTGCAGACAGTCCAAGT ATTCCTGCTTCACCAG gTCGATCCAGTCTGAGAGTCACAGTCCGGGCTCCTCCACAAATCATGGAGTCAACCAGAATGAAACTCATGTGTACGGCTCTCTTCAACATG gtaCTGCTGACATCTATGAATCAGTCACACAAGTGACAAACAGAAAtg GTTCAGATGAATATGATGACGTCACCTCCTCTCTTATTGAGTTTAAAGATCTTAGAACTAAGA